In Candidatus Thermoplasmatota archaeon, the sequence TAAGTGCTTCATCAATGGTTTTGCCTTTGACCATCTCTGTTAGAACACTACTTGTGGCAATTGCGGCCGTGCAGTTATGAACCGCAAAGCCCCTTACAAGATAAGAATGATCATTAGAAGCAACTTCAAAATTATAGACCTGCCCTTTATATCTTATTTCTTCTATCTTCCGTATTGGAACTAAAAAATACTTATCTTTCCTTTTAACAAAACTATTGTTTTTATTAATTTTAAATGACAGATGATATTGATCAACTCCTCTGATTATCTGCCCTTCCAGTTTATGTGTTTTTCTTTTAATCTTACTAATTGATGCAAATATCCCATTTCTTGCTAAAATCTGCTGCATTTGAATCGCAAGCGTTTTTGATGTTGTATCAATTCTGTAAGTTTCTGAATCTCCGGCTCTTCTTTTGTACTTGTTACCATCCCCCTTGAAATAACTCAAAAATATATTCCATTGTTTTTTTGGTGGAAGCTTCATAACTTCCTCAGACATTCTTTTGTTTTTTGCTAAACTACCACCATGTTCTTTCAGTGATCTCACAAGTTTTCTTGAACAAACATAAACCTCTGCGACACTTTTTCTTATCCTCATCTTTACATTTTTTCCAGTAACCTTCAAAATAAGAGTTTTGAGCTCATTGATATTTTCTTTCTCATTTTTATTAAATGCAAAAGCAACGACACTCCCTTTCGCTGTAAAATATCCTTCAGATAAATAATAACCAAGAAGTTTAAGATAATCTTCTGATAGAACAGGATTGTCTTCTGTAGAATTTAATGGAATAAACACCAAATAGTCTCCTGCGGAAAGATTATGTGCATCAACATAGTAAGGATCAGTAGTTGATAGTTCCTTTTTATTTAATCTAAGCCAATTGCATTTAGAATTTGATATTTGTGATTTTTTCATCCATTGCCTTTTTATAGCAAGTACAGGATGATTTGGAGTAAGCATAAATGAATTATATGGTGATACAAAAGGTACAATATTTAGTAATTTGCCATCATATTCCCTTGAATATCTCTTTTTAATGTCAACTCGATTTCCAAAGCTATTAATTAAATCTACAGGTTGTTCTGAAACTTTTTTCCAAGAACCATCTTTTAACATAACTTCTTCGTTATGCGGTACGCATCCAAATGTTTTAAATTTTATATCAACAATCTTTTCATCCTTAACCTTTATGTAAATAGCCATAACATCCCCACAAACAGGGTTGCCTACTTTACCATAACCATCAGGGTTCTTGATCTCACCCATGTTACGGGGGTTACGGAAATGATCCATCACCTTCTCAGTATACATATCGTTCATCTAAAAAACAACCTACCTGTTCCAAAGCGGGGACATATTCCTAAGTTTTTGAACAATCTCTGGTAAAACCTTGCAAACATACTCGACCTCTTCTTTTGTGCTAGATCTACCAAGTGATAATCTAATAGAACCATGTGCCTCCTCAGGTTTAAGCCCTAACCCTAGGAGTACATGTGATGGCTGTAGCTTCTTTGAGGAACAAGCAGAACCAGTAGCAGCAGCAACACCTTTGTCATCAAGCATGAGATTCAACGACTCACCCTCAATAGCAAAGAAACGGAAATGAGCATTGTTAACCAAACGTTTTTCAGGATGACCATTAAGAAAACTCTCCTCGATTTCCAAAACATTCTTAATCAAAGTATCCCTAAGTTTTTTCATATGTTCTGTGTCTTTGTCAAAACGTTCCTTGCCAAGCTCACATGCTTTACCAAGACCAACAATACCAGGGGTATTCAACGTACTGCTCCTAAAACCCTTTTCATGTCCACCACCATGAGCTAGCGGCTCCAGTTTAACCCCTTTCCTAACATAAAGAGCACCAACTCCTTTTGGGCCATAAATCTTATGAGATGAAATTGACAACAAATCAATATTTAACCTGTTTACATCAATTGGAACCTTACCCACTGCTTGAACAGCATCTGTATGCAACAAAACACCATGTTTTTTTGTTATTTTACCGATCTCCTCAATAGGCTCTATAGTACCTATCTCGTTGTTAGCAAACATTATCGTAACAAGAAAAGTATCCTCAGAAATAGATTCTTCCAACTCTTTTGGGTTTATAAAACCGTATTTATCAACTGGTAAAAACTTTACATTAAAACCCTGTTTCTCTAGATGTTTACAGGTTTCAAGAACAGCAGGATGCTCTATACAACAGGTTATTATATTGTAGCCTTTTCCACCACGTTTATTCTTATTTAGATAAGCAACACCTTTTATCGCAAGGTTATCAGACTCAGTGCCACCAGAAGTAAAAATGATTTCCTCAGGGCTACAACCTATTAAATCTGAAACCTGGTTTCTAGCGTTTTCAACAGCCTTATCAGCTTCTCTGCCAAAGAAATGTATGCTAGCCGGGTTCCCATAGTTTTTTTGGAAAAAAGGCATCATCTCTTTTAAAACCTCATCGTCAACAGGAGTAGTTGATGCATAGTCCATATATATTCTTTTCATTTTTTAGTCACCCCGCCCAGCATCCATCATACGCTGAAGAGGCAATTTAGCCTCCTCCATAATATCAGATGGTAGTTTAACCTCTGGTTCTAAGGTTATAAGACTATTTAAGATTTTTTCTAAATCAATCTTCTTCATATTAGGACAAACAGCTGACTCAACTGGATAAAACTCTTTACCAGGGTTCTCTTTTTTCAACCTATAACAAAGACCTTTTTCAGTACCAATAATAAACTCTTTTACCCTGGATTCCCTAACATGATTAACCATACCATTTGTTGAAAGCGCCTTGTCAGCAATGTCTATAACCTCCAATCTACACTCAGGGTGAACAAGAACCTCAGCACCAGGATGCTTCTTTTTCAAACCTAGGATATCCTCTTTAGTTATGTTATGATGAGTACGGCAGATACCAGGCCATAGTATCATCTTTTTCTCTGGAACGAAACGCTGGATATAAGAACCAAGGTTTATATCAGGTACAAAAATAACTTTTTTAGAAGAAATACTTTTCACAATTTTTACACCATTCGCAGAAGTACAACAAATATCAGCCAATGCCTTAACCTCAGCAGTGGTGTTAATGTACGCCACAACCTCAGCATCAGGATGATCTTTAATCAAACATCTGAGAGCCTCTGCATCAACCATAGCAGCCATAGGGCAAGTAGCATCTTTAACAGGGAGAACAACTTTTTTCTCGGGGTTGAGGATCTTCGCTGACTCTGCCATGAAATCAACACCACAGAAAACAATGTTTTTCGCATCAGTCTTAGTTGCCTTAAGAGACAAATCCAGTGAGTCACCAACAAAATCAGCTATATCTTGGACTTCTGGTATCTGGTAGTTATGAGCGAGAATAACAGCTTTTTTCTTTTTTCTCAAATCATTTATCCTGCTGATAACACTGTTTTTATCCATAAGATGCGAAACCTACTACGTTTTTTTTCCTGCCCCCAATATACAGATACCTAAGATAAATCTTGTTGTAACACCACCACTTTTTATATTTACCAAACATATATATCTATGATAGTAAATATACCATTTAGGATGGAATGAGTTATGGATGTAGTTTCGTTGATAATAGGTTTTGTGATAGGGGTAGTATTTCTAGGAATAGCAATAGAGATAGGAACAAAAAAAACAACAAGGTCACAACCAGCATCTAAACCAACAAAAAGCTGGCACATATCAGAGATAACAAACCCAAAAATCATGGCAGAATACCTAGGCGATATAGAAATACCAAAAGACTCCAAAGTTATTGTTAATAAATACAAAGACAAAAAGATGCTCGCTGGTTTAAATGTTAAATCAAACCCTGATCTAAAAGGCAACTTCATAATAGGAAACGACAGAGCACTTATTCTCGCAGGCCCAGTGAAAAAAGACGAGATAGGCATTTGGACTGTTGAAAAAGAGATAGTCGAAAAACTAAACGATGAATTTAATCAACTTTGGGCAGAAGGAACAGACCTAGAAGACTGAGGATCACATGAGTATTCTCATAAAAAACACTTCTATAATCACCCAAAACAAAAAAAAACAAAAGATCATGGGTGACCTCTATATAGAAGATAAAGAAATCACCCAGATTTCTAAAAAAAACATTAATGTAGAAGCTGATTACAAAATAGATGGTAGAAACAAACTTGTTTTACCAGGTCTTATAAACACGCATACACACATACCAATGACACTCTTACGCGGCTACGGAGACGACATGATACTAAGCAGATGGCTTAAGGAGAGGATATGGCCTATTGAGGCTAAACTAAACCCTAGATCCATAGAGATAGGAACACGACTAGGTTTGTTGGAGATGATAAGCTCTGGTACAACCACTTATCTAGACATGTATTTTTTTGAGGACACCATAGGAAAAACAACTGAGGAAACTGGTCTGAGAGGCTTCCTAGGTTTCCCAATGCTGGATCTTGGTACACCAGAGTTTTCCTCGGATCAGTTTTTCCCTGAGTGTGAAAAATTCATAAAAAGATGGAGGAACAACGATCTTATAAAACCTGTTATAGCACCACATGCAACATACACGTGTGGACCAGAAAACCTAGAGAAAATAAGGGATTTATCAGATAAATATGATGTCTTGATTCATACCCACTGTGCTGAAACAAGAGAAGAGGTATATGATCTGCAAAAAAAATATGGTGTTAGACCTGTTGAGCAACTAAAAAAACATGGCTTGTTATGCGAAAACATGGTGCTAGCGCATTGTGGCTGGATAACAAAAAACGAGATAATTGATATAAAAAACGGTGGCTCAAAGGTTTCACACTGCCCGGTTAGCAACATGAAGATAGCAACTGGTGGTTTCGCCCCTATACCTGAGCTGATTCAATCTGATGTAGTTGTGGGTCTTGGTACAGATGGTGCAGCAAGCAATAATGTATTAGATATGTTTGACACGATGAAGTTCTGTGCTCTTATGCATAAACAGCATAGATGGGACCCTGGTGTGTTGCCTGCGCAAACTGTTTTTGATTTCGCTACAATTGGTGGAGCAAGATGCTTGAAGATGGAAAAAAATATTGGTTCAATTGAGGTAGGAAAAAAAGCTGATATAATAATTATTGATTTAAACAAACCACATCTCACACCAAAACATGATCTTGTGTCACACCTAGTTTATGCTATGCGGGGAAATGATGTTTCTACAACCATAGTGAATGGTAAACCATTAATGCTAGACAAAGAGTTTTTGACTATTGATTACGAGAAAACAATTGAAGACGCTGAGAGATGCGCTAAAGAGTTAACTAGTTAAATAGAACAAGGTTTTCTGGATGCAAATAATATGCTGCTAAGTGAACTCGCTATAATGCTAGGTGTAATCATCGCTTTTATAGTCATAATTTTTCTTATAAGGAAACAGTTTAACTTTGGTGCATCACTAATAATAGGATCCTTGATATTAGGTGTTTTTTCTCTGCAAACAATACAACCAGTTGATATACCAAAAGCGATGGTTGAGGCGACAATTTATTCATTTGAAAAACAGCAACTGGTGACAGAAACCATTGAGCTTGCGTTGCTGATGACGTTGATATATGTTTTAGCGAAATCA encodes:
- a CDS encoding iron-sulfur cluster assembly scaffold protein gives rise to the protein MSKIKRKTHKLEGQIIRGVDQYHLSFKINKNNSFVKRKDKYFLVPIRKIEEIRYKGQVYNFEVASNDHSYLVRGFAVHNCTAAIATSSVLTEMVKGKTIDEALKITRDDVANELGGLPAVKMHCSNLAADALREAIKDYRSKQKK
- the nadA gene encoding quinolinate synthase NadA, producing MDKNSVISRINDLRKKKKAVILAHNYQIPEVQDIADFVGDSLDLSLKATKTDAKNIVFCGVDFMAESAKILNPEKKVVLPVKDATCPMAAMVDAEALRCLIKDHPDAEVVAYINTTAEVKALADICCTSANGVKIVKSISSKKVIFVPDINLGSYIQRFVPEKKMILWPGICRTHHNITKEDILGLKKKHPGAEVLVHPECRLEVIDIADKALSTNGMVNHVRESRVKEFIIGTEKGLCYRLKKENPGKEFYPVESAVCPNMKKIDLEKILNSLITLEPEVKLPSDIMEEAKLPLQRMMDAGRGD
- a CDS encoding amidohydrolase, whose protein sequence is MSILIKNTSIITQNKKKQKIMGDLYIEDKEITQISKKNINVEADYKIDGRNKLVLPGLINTHTHIPMTLLRGYGDDMILSRWLKERIWPIEAKLNPRSIEIGTRLGLLEMISSGTTTYLDMYFFEDTIGKTTEETGLRGFLGFPMLDLGTPEFSSDQFFPECEKFIKRWRNNDLIKPVIAPHATYTCGPENLEKIRDLSDKYDVLIHTHCAETREEVYDLQKKYGVRPVEQLKKHGLLCENMVLAHCGWITKNEIIDIKNGGSKVSHCPVSNMKIATGGFAPIPELIQSDVVVGLGTDGAASNNVLDMFDTMKFCALMHKQHRWDPGVLPAQTVFDFATIGGARCLKMEKNIGSIEVGKKADIIIIDLNKPHLTPKHDLVSHLVYAMRGNDVSTTIVNGKPLMLDKEFLTIDYEKTIEDAERCAKELTS
- the nifS gene encoding cysteine desulfurase NifS — encoded protein: MKRIYMDYASTTPVDDEVLKEMMPFFQKNYGNPASIHFFGREADKAVENARNQVSDLIGCSPEEIIFTSGGTESDNLAIKGVAYLNKNKRGGKGYNIITCCIEHPAVLETCKHLEKQGFNVKFLPVDKYGFINPKELEESISEDTFLVTIMFANNEIGTIEPIEEIGKITKKHGVLLHTDAVQAVGKVPIDVNRLNIDLLSISSHKIYGPKGVGALYVRKGVKLEPLAHGGGHEKGFRSSTLNTPGIVGLGKACELGKERFDKDTEHMKKLRDTLIKNVLEIEESFLNGHPEKRLVNNAHFRFFAIEGESLNLMLDDKGVAAATGSACSSKKLQPSHVLLGLGLKPEEAHGSIRLSLGRSSTKEEVEYVCKVLPEIVQKLRNMSPLWNR